Part of the Oncorhynchus nerka isolate Pitt River linkage group LG14, Oner_Uvic_2.0, whole genome shotgun sequence genome is shown below.
GCCCTGACATGTCCCTGGGAACAGCAGTATCTCCTGTCTTGTTTTGCACTGATCCCTCTTACCCTGGGGAGTTCTTGTTTTGAGGAAATAACAGATGTTAccagttacagtgccttcagaaagtattcataccccttcatTTGTTCCACATCGACTGAGGTACTTTACAGATCATTTTAAGTGTGGGGAACATAGATGTGTTTAACGTCCTTTAGAAGtcacgttaaacactattattgcacgcagagtgagtccatgctacttattatgtgacttgttaagcacctTTTTACTCCTGAACCTATTTAGGCTTGGTAtaaaaaaggggttgaatacttactgactcaagatATTTCCGTTTTTAATTGTTAATTAATTTGTACACATTTTTGAAAATCATTATTCAACttttacattatggggtattgagtgtatgccaaaaatctaaatgtaatcattttatattcaggctgtaacacaacaaaatgtgtaaaaagaaaAGTgatgtgaataccttctgaaggccctgtaaatGACTGATCCTAGTTGGATTGTGAATAGTGAACAGTATTATTCATGTGATTCTGATGTTCCATGGGTCATGGGTTCAACATCATTCATGTAGACGACTTGAAGACAGTGCCTTTCAAATGCATTTCATTGGTGACCATCATGCATTTAAATAGCCCAGTGTAAATGAATGAAGACTGGTGGTGTGTGGAGAGGGTTCATACAGTGGCAAGGGGTAGTCAGTTGATACTGTAATTCCATGATTAAAAATAAACTGATTCAAATACATTGAAGATCAATGGAGCTGCCTGACAAGGATAGCATATTTACAGATTATTGGTGCCAGCAGTAGATTATAGTTGGCCAAAGAATTGTTCTCTGAGACATTTAACATTTAATTGTATTTCCAAAACGGATTACATAAAACACACCTGGAAAAGTCAAAGACCAAGAAGGAAAGAGTTCTTTAAACGGGTTTCCTTGTTTCAAATAGCCTACAGTTTTTTTCATAGAAGCACAAACTATTTTCGTTGACGTACATCATAAACTATATATTGCACAATCACCATATAGCCAACAACAACGCAAAGAGATGAGAACTTCGAACGCAGAGTGGCACATCGCGTGGAACGAACCATGAGCTGAGCCACACATCCTCACATGCGCGCGCTCTCCCAGCTACAGGCGCGCGGCCACCAGGACAGTATAAAAAGCCCCGCGAACTGTCCCTAGAGCACGGAAGGAACTGGATTTCTTAGGTGAGTGAGGAATGGGGACAACTAATTGGCACCATATAGACTACAAACGCGCTTAAATCATGAGTGAAATATCTTATTTTTAGTAGAAATATAAAGCATAATGTTAAAGTAGACTATATTTGATACCGAGGTAGAGACTACTTATAAATTATTGCATTTAGGTTAGGCTACTGTAGCCGACACATTAGGCAATGAAAAGCAAGTCATTCATCTTTTTACTGTAGTGTGCAGATTAACCAGACCAAATGTATGGTAAAACTGTTAAGAAGAGATGCATTATAGTGGAAACTACAATACTGTATTAGTTTATAGCACAATGACTGGATTTAAAGTTGAATCTAAAACGTTTAATTGCAATGAACTAGTTTAGTTTCTATTCTAAAAGAGCTCAGTGAGTACAGTTATGGACATTTAGCGTCTATGAAATGTTATTTTTCCTATTTATTTTATTGGCTCACAGTAGTATTCTActttataaataaaaaaatattcagcCAATATCCCAATGATTTAACATTGTATCTTTGTATATTGTTGTATTTGTTTTCTATAGCTTTGATAGACAACCACTGTCTGACTTCGTCTATGTCTGTTTTCATAGGTGTATCTGTTTGTCAATCAATCATGAAGGCTGTGGCAATAATCCTTGCTCTGGCAGTCATCTCTGGTAAACCTGGGTTTACACTGTTCCCTTTTGACACTGTTatcaatatatacagtgccttgcaaaagtattcataccgcttgaatttcttcacattttactgTGTTAGAAAGTGGGatttaaatggatttaattgtaattcATTACAATTAACGAATATATTTGAGttataaatgttttattaatCTTTTATAAAATGTTAGAAttgttcttccactttgacattagagtattttgagtagattgttgacaaaaaaaagaaaattaaatacattttaatcccacgttgtaacacaacaaaatgtgaagaaatccagtgcaaggcactgtatatatatatttagtattagtcaactgtatatatatatttagtattagtcaactgtatatacagtatatatttagtaTTAGtcaactgtaaatacagtatatatttagtattagtcaactgtatatacagtatatatatttattattagtcaactgtatatacagtatatatttagtaTTAGtcaactgtaaatacagtatatatttagtattagtcaactgtatatacagtatatatatttagtattagtcaactgtatatacagtatatatatttaataTTAGTCAACTGTATATGCAGTATATATATTTAGTACTagtcaactgtatatacagtatatatatttagtattagtcaactgtatatgcagtatatatatttagtattagtcaactgtatatgcagtatatatatttagtattagtcaactgtatatacagtatatatttagtaTTAGTCAACTGTATATGCAGTATATATATTTAGTATTagtcaactgtatatacagtatatatatttagtATTAGTCAACTGTATATGCAGTATGTATATTTAGTATAAGTCAACTGTATATGCAGTATGTATATTTAGTATtagtcaactgtatatatatatttagtattAGTCAACTGGAGATGCAGTATATATATTTAGTATTAGTCAACTGTATATGCAGTATATATATTTAGTATTAGTCAACTGTATATGCAGTATATATATTTAGTATTAGTCAACTGTATATGCAGTATATATATTTAGTATTAGTCAACTGTATATGCAGTATATATATTTAGTATTAGtcaactgtatgtacatgaatgcACTTACTGACTCCTTGCTGAAATCAGTCTTTAAGATCAACTCTTACAATACTGTAACACTTGTATAATTAGGCTTCATACTGTACCAAGGCTCCACACTCAAGGCTTAACCCCCCTGATGGTGTACATTATGGACACCTCACCTcagagctctctgtctccccctgcagGCTGCCATGCCCGTGCCGTGCGCCAGGCAGAGGCCCTCCCGAACCTCTGGGAGGAGAATGTTGAGCGCTTCTGGACCTATGTGTCTGAGATCAACAGCAGAGCCGACGGATTGGTGGAAAACCTCAAGGCCTCCCAGCTCAGCAGAGAACTTGAGTGAGTGGCACATTGTAACACAATTTCATTCTGAAGTATATGCTTTACTTCATCGCTCTCCATTCTAGCCTTGTGCTGTGTGACTGTCCCTCACCATGCCTCCctgctttcccctctctcccccatcctcccccctGTGTCCCTGACCATGCCTCCctgctttcccctctctcccccatcctcccccctGTGTCCCTGACCATGCCTCCCCTCTGTACCCTGCGTCCCCCTATGTCCCTGACCAtgcctcccctctttctcctctctccctcatcctctcccttgtGTCTCCCGATTTCCCAGACGATGTCTCCCCTGTACCCTTGTGTCTCCTGATTTCCCAGAcgatgtctcccctctctccccatcctccccctgtACCCCTGTGTCCCCTTACGTCACTGGCAATGTCTCCCTCTACCCACTTTGTGACCATCTCTAACCATGTCTCCCTCTCCGCAGCACCCTGATCACTGACACCGTGGCTGAGCTGACCGTGTACAGGGAGGACATCCAGACCAAGTTGGGGCCCTACTCCCAGGACACAGCCGCCCTGCTTGGCCAGGACCTGCAGCTTCTGACCACCAAGCTCCAGACCGACATGGTTGATGCCAAGGAGCGCAGCACACAGTACCTGGGAGAGCTCAAAACTATGATGGAGCAGAATGCTGATGATGTCCACAACCGCGCCAACACCTACACCCGCAAACTGAAGAAACGCCTTAACAAGGACACAGAGGAGATCCGCAAGTGAGTATAGAGGGCAACAGCCAATGTACTGTAACAGCTTGCTTTCCAACATAGAATTTCAAAATTCAGTTTTCAATATGTCTTCCAAGTGATGCAaaccccctctgcctctccctcccccaggacCGTGGCCACCTACCTAGGTGAGATCCAGTCCCGTACCTCCCAGAACATGGATCTCGTGAAGGAGCGTGTGGAGCCCTTCGTGAGTCAGGCCCACGACACCGCCGGCCAGAGGCTGAGCAGCTTCACCGACCTTCTGAAGAACCAGGCCCAGGACCTGAGCCAGCAGGTCTCCACCCAGGCTGAAGACATGCGCGAGCAGCTGGAGGCCACCGCCGAGGACCTGCGCACCACCCTGGAGGGCAAGATCGATGAGCTCAGCAGCCTGATCGCCCCCTACGCCGCCAAGATCCGTGAGCAGCTCCAGACCGCCATGGACAAGGTCAAGGAGACCGCTGTCTAAATGGacccaggggagggaggggtttgGAAGCACTGTGCCACCATTCACCTAGCtaccacagagaggaggagggagttaAGTGATACTGATGCTGTTTTCACTGTGTTGGCACTGTGTTTTGGTTGAGggggttgatagagagagaggggtgaggatggCAGAGCTTTGAAGGGGTCTTGAGCAGACAAACACAGTCCTTTATGTCTGTTCAGGCCTCAGAGAGGCATTTACTGTTTAAATCACTTCAATCACTCTCTCACTGTATTATCTCCTCATCTCAGAACACAAGAGCCACACTCAATACTGCCTTTCTTAAACACACAAGAGGCCATTGTTTTTAACCTGCTTTGCTTGTCTTCCTCATTATACGTCCTCTAGATGTCTCCTCCAAATTGTTCTACTAATTTGCATCAGGTTTCTAAGGCTGCTGTATGGGATACAAGTGGGGTTGAAACAGTATCTAACAATCGTGAGCCAAATTGTCTCCGGCCCATTCCAGCGCTGTCCCTGTCCTTCATTTCAATAACTGCACTGAATTAAGACTGGGCTTTTCTCCAGCACTAGCATCAGTCTGTCCAGAAAAAAGGAAGAACCACTCCGTTCCTTGCTTGTCTGTGATTCTGTATCTACACCTGCTTTGTAGGCTCTGTATTTGTTGTGATTCATATAGGAGTGtatttactatgactgtgatatgacgCGAATATGACAATGAAACTAAAAGGTATACTTCACAGGGTCCATATACTACCTGTCTGTATTCATTCAGTTTGGCCAGAGTGTCTCTGCCACTTCACaatgtaacacaccctgctgctCACCATAGCACACTGTTCGTCTTGCTGTCAGGCTGACTGCAATGTGCTACCCAGCGCTGCGGAAATAAAATATGTAAAGAGTTGCTCAATTGTCAGTGTGTTCTTTTCTTGTCAAACCTTTATCAACTTTTTTCAACTTTGACATTTCTTTATTGTTAGTTACAATGACAACTGAGGTAGTTACAGTAATATAGATGGATCTTCATCTTACAATCTATGGTTGATGAACACACAAAATCAAGACATTCCTATGCTTATAAATTCCCTCTATCATGCATCATGTTCTGATAACAATGATAAGCTGGACCAGGTCAGTTACAGCTGGGGTTGGAGAGAAAACAtagaggagggtagctctccgggaacagggttggagagaacatagaggagggtagctctccgggaacagggttggagagaacatagaggagggtagctctccgggaacagggttggggagagaacatagaggagggtagctctccgggaacagggttggagagaaaacatagaggagggtagctctccgggaacagggttggagagaaaacatagaggagggtagctctccgggaacagggttggggagaaAACAtagaggagggtagctctc
Proteins encoded:
- the LOC115140856 gene encoding apolipoprotein Eb-like; the protein is MKAVAIILALAVISGCHARAVRQAEALPNLWEENVERFWTYVSEINSRADGLVENLKASQLSRELDTLITDTVAELTVYREDIQTKLGPYSQDTAALLGQDLQLLTTKLQTDMVDAKERSTQYLGELKTMMEQNADDVHNRANTYTRKLKKRLNKDTEEIRKTVATYLGEIQSRTSQNMDLVKERVEPFVSQAHDTAGQRLSSFTDLLKNQAQDLSQQVSTQAEDMREQLEATAEDLRTTLEGKIDELSSLIAPYAAKIREQLQTAMDKVKETAV